Proteins from a single region of Dehalococcoidia bacterium:
- the rsfS gene encoding ribosome silencing factor, with protein sequence MVVQTAEVMSDNLLSNIIVLDVSKQSEYFNYFIIATGLTSQHLESSGNTITKHLKDLKIKINHKEGLSNGGWVLLDYPGLVIHLFLEDQRNNYDLEGLWSDSYEILNIL encoded by the coding sequence GTGGTAGTTCAAACTGCTGAAGTTATGAGTGATAATCTTCTTTCAAATATAATTGTTCTTGATGTCTCTAAGCAATCTGAATATTTTAATTATTTTATTATTGCTACAGGTTTGACCAGTCAACATCTCGAATCATCGGGTAACACGATTACTAAACATTTAAAAGATCTTAAAATAAAAATCAATCACAAAGAAGGTCTTTCAAATGGTGGTTGGGTTTTACTTGATTATCCTGGTTTGGTTATACATTTATTTCTTGAAGATCAAAGAAATAACTATGATCTTGAAGGTCTTTGGTCAGATTCTTATGAGATATTAAATATTTTATAA
- a CDS encoding SMP-30/gluconolactonase/LRE family protein, whose protein sequence is MTVDDKGKVYVTSASSGNIFKINKSNINSHANTKGRPLGIAFSKKSNSLIVADAARKAILRVSLGNGSITQLCDSYDDIELNGPSDLDINENDEVIFTDPLRNPYPNPCISPVYKLIKNKVELFISDLAFPSGITISSKNVFISETRANRLVVLENHESEDVPEPRMFRRFAEPGNPDGITVDDDGNIYQTLPGIGAIGVLNSEGEMIEIYHMESWKPSNIHYTNGIFYVTDRLGSRIFKFTK, encoded by the coding sequence ATAACTGTCGATGATAAAGGTAAAGTATATGTTACTTCGGCTTCCTCAGGAAATATATTTAAGATTAATAAATCTAATATAAACTCACATGCAAATACTAAAGGAAGGCCCCTCGGAATAGCTTTTTCTAAAAAATCTAACTCACTTATAGTAGCTGATGCAGCAAGAAAAGCTATATTGAGAGTTAGTCTAGGAAATGGAAGTATTACACAGTTATGTGACTCTTACGATGATATTGAATTAAATGGTCCATCAGATTTAGATATAAATGAAAATGATGAAGTTATATTCACGGATCCACTTAGAAATCCATACCCAAATCCTTGTATAAGCCCTGTTTATAAGCTAATCAAAAACAAAGTTGAATTATTTATTTCAGATTTAGCATTTCCAAGCGGTATCACAATAAGCTCTAAAAATGTTTTTATATCAGAAACTAGGGCTAATAGACTAGTAGTTTTAGAAAATCATGAATCTGAAGATGTGCCAGAACCTAGAATGTTTAGAAGATTTGCTGAGCCTGGTAATCCAGATGGTATAACAGTTGATGATGATGGTAATATTTATCAAACCTTACCAGGAATAGGCGCTATTGGTGTACTAAATTCTGAAGGAGAGATGATAGAAATTTACCATATGGAAAGTTGGAAACCATCTAATATTCATTATACAAATGGTATATTTTACGTAACTGATAGATTAGGTAGTAGAATTTTTAAGTTTACAAAATAG
- the tsaE gene encoding tRNA (adenosine(37)-N6)-threonylcarbamoyltransferase complex ATPase subunit type 1 TsaE, which yields MENNNYKIPSFENEKLEKTIISNSIEDTKELGLSIGKIIDIGDSILLSGDLGAGKTELVRSIVEGSGNDSFVRSPTFVLINNYSGEKNITHCDFYRIDLEDQVEEIGIEEYYENSTVIIEWAEKIINNTKEDSILIKIHFTEIDNQRKFMLYSTGYYSKKFIEKIK from the coding sequence TTGGAAAATAATAATTACAAAATACCATCATTTGAAAATGAAAAGTTAGAAAAAACTATTATCTCTAATTCAATAGAAGATACAAAAGAATTAGGTTTATCTATTGGAAAAATAATTGATATTGGAGACTCTATACTTTTATCAGGGGATTTAGGTGCTGGTAAAACTGAATTGGTAAGATCCATTGTAGAAGGTTCAGGTAATGATAGCTTTGTGAGAAGTCCTACATTTGTATTAATTAACAACTATTCTGGAGAGAAAAATATCACTCACTGCGATTTCTATAGAATAGATCTAGAAGATCAGGTAGAAGAAATTGGCATAGAAGAGTATTACGAAAATAGCACTGTAATCATCGAATGGGCAGAAAAAATTATAAATAATACAAAAGAAGATTCAATTTTAATAAAAATTCATTTTACAGAAATAGATAACCAAAGAAAATTTATGTTATATTCTACTGGTTACTATTCTAAAAAATTTATAGAAAAAATAAAATGA
- the thiL gene encoding thiamine-phosphate kinase encodes MIKSEEQFIDFISNNFNKIKNIPDSWIGIGDDAASIDLSNKNVIFCSDAMVEDVHFRSSHGYESVGWKSIVSNQSDLAGMGAFASAFTISLGINSDFSDKDISLLYKGMNDACESYGGYLVGGDVVNSEKIFISISAIGELYKKNSLMLRNKANVGDLIAVTGEIGEAGAGFFALEKELSNYKKQKESFLKPKPRIHESKNAIKNGIICGMDLSDGLQKDLSRISNSSKVSIEIDLDSIPFDKELNKLYKKDLFEKLISSGEDYQLILIGDMESIKKMSIKNEITIIGKVVNNNTSELIFMSSKKNIKIKSKGFDHFGK; translated from the coding sequence ATGATAAAGAGTGAAGAACAATTTATAGACTTTATTTCTAATAATTTTAACAAAATAAAGAATATTCCCGATTCCTGGATTGGTATTGGTGATGACGCTGCCAGCATAGATTTGAGCAATAAAAATGTAATTTTTTGTTCTGATGCTATGGTTGAAGATGTTCATTTTAGATCAAGTCACGGATACGAATCTGTTGGATGGAAATCTATAGTTTCAAATCAAAGTGACTTAGCAGGGATGGGGGCATTTGCATCAGCTTTTACTATTTCATTAGGTATAAATAGCGATTTTTCTGATAAAGATATAAGCCTTCTATATAAAGGTATGAATGATGCTTGTGAATCGTATGGAGGATATCTTGTAGGGGGCGATGTCGTTAATTCAGAAAAAATTTTTATATCAATCTCAGCTATTGGTGAATTATATAAAAAAAATTCTTTGATGCTAAGAAATAAAGCAAATGTTGGTGATCTAATTGCCGTGACAGGAGAGATTGGTGAAGCCGGTGCTGGGTTTTTTGCATTAGAAAAAGAGTTGAGTAACTATAAAAAACAAAAGGAAAGTTTTCTAAAACCAAAACCAAGAATCCATGAATCTAAAAATGCTATAAAAAATGGAATAATTTGTGGAATGGATTTATCAGATGGATTGCAAAAAGACTTATCGAGAATTAGTAATTCATCTAAAGTATCTATTGAAATTGATTTAGATTCTATCCCATTTGATAAAGAACTAAACAAATTATATAAAAAAGATCTATTTGAGAAATTAATTTCCTCTGGTGAAGATTATCAACTAATATTGATTGGTGATATGGAATCAATTAAAAAAATGAGTATAAAAAACGAAATTACCATTATTGGAAAGGTTGTTAATAATAATACTTCTGAATTAATATTTATGAGTAGTAAAAAAAATATAAAAATTAAATCTAAAGGTTTTGATCATTTTGGAAAATAA
- the ndk gene encoding nucleoside-diphosphate kinase — MERTLILVKPDGVQRSLSGEIISRLERSGLKITGMKLLHVNEDLAKKHYAEHEDKPFFGDLVEYICSAPIIALAFSGPNAVEKSRKLIGKTNPLESEPGTIRGDFGLEISRNLIHGSASIEDAKREVSIFFNDSEIIDYEKSSDSWILEL, encoded by the coding sequence TTGGAAAGAACATTAATTCTGGTAAAACCAGATGGAGTACAAAGATCTTTATCGGGAGAAATAATATCAAGATTAGAAAGATCTGGATTAAAGATAACGGGTATGAAACTTTTGCATGTTAATGAAGATTTAGCTAAAAAACATTATGCTGAGCATGAAGATAAACCATTCTTTGGTGATTTAGTAGAATATATTTGCTCTGCTCCAATAATTGCCTTAGCATTTTCAGGACCTAATGCTGTTGAAAAATCAAGAAAATTAATTGGAAAAACTAATCCTCTTGAATCCGAACCAGGAACTATTAGAGGTGATTTTGGTTTAGAGATTTCTAGAAATTTAATTCATGGTTCTGCATCGATTGAAGATGCTAAAAGAGAAGTTTCAATTTTCTTTAATGATTCAGAAATAATTGATTACGAAAAGTCATCGGATAGCTGGATTTTAGAATTATAA
- a CDS encoding DUF502 domain-containing protein, whose product MNKLSERIYNYIKKRYIIGLLLLFPLAVTYFVVAFAFNSLDGILQPLFRSIFGRNIPGASFITLFILVFLVGALSSNSIVKKVIQIFESVVQKLPLVNGIYSTSKQVSTAFTGGDKDQGGFNMVCAIEYPKEKVWTIGFLTNTINFDGEDHGFVYMPSTPVPNTGWLVAVPKEKIKILDLSADEAMKIIVAGGLGASNKLNSKKIIDDKE is encoded by the coding sequence ATGAATAAATTAAGTGAAAGAATATATAACTATATTAAGAAACGATACATAATAGGTCTTCTATTATTATTCCCTTTAGCTGTTACATATTTTGTTGTTGCGTTTGCATTTAATAGTTTAGATGGAATTTTACAACCATTATTCAGATCTATATTTGGAAGAAATATTCCTGGTGCAAGTTTCATAACATTATTTATACTTGTTTTCCTTGTCGGAGCTTTATCATCAAATAGTATTGTAAAAAAAGTAATTCAGATATTTGAATCTGTGGTTCAGAAACTTCCATTAGTTAATGGTATTTATAGTACTTCAAAGCAGGTTTCTACAGCCTTTACTGGAGGAGATAAAGATCAAGGTGGATTCAATATGGTTTGTGCTATTGAATATCCAAAAGAAAAAGTATGGACTATTGGATTTTTAACAAACACAATAAATTTTGATGGAGAAGACCATGGTTTTGTTTATATGCCATCAACGCCAGTTCCAAACACAGGGTGGTTAGTTGCTGTGCCAAAAGAAAAAATTAAGATTCTAGATCTTTCAGCAGATGAAGCTATGAAAATAATTGTAGCTGGAGGATTGGGAGCATCAAATAAATTAAATTCAAAGAAAATTATTGATGATAAAGAGTGA
- a CDS encoding rRNA pseudouridine synthase, with protein MINSNNKTEFRVAKIIARSGYCSRRKAESLIHQKKVRINGELIQSPAINISLEDIVTINGELLPKIMPPEIYLYHKPIGLIVSKDDEKNRRTIFSELPKFLRGMFSVGRLDKNTSGLLLITNDGELSRYLEHPKNSIIRRYLVSINKPIGYENLIKIRKGIKIGNFQYKSIKIIKKKSNKETIYEMELVEGKNREIRKIFSFLDLKVISLKRVSYGPFNLGNLKQSEYKKSNLAINDFLN; from the coding sequence ATGATTAATAGTAACAATAAAACAGAATTCAGAGTAGCAAAAATAATTGCAAGATCTGGTTATTGTTCTAGAAGAAAAGCAGAATCTTTAATTCATCAAAAAAAGGTTAGAATAAATGGAGAATTAATTCAATCTCCAGCAATTAATATATCTTTGGAAGATATTGTGACAATAAATGGTGAATTATTACCTAAAATTATGCCTCCGGAAATTTATTTGTATCATAAACCCATTGGTCTAATTGTTTCAAAAGATGATGAAAAAAATCGTCGAACAATTTTTTCAGAACTTCCTAAATTTTTAAGAGGTATGTTTTCAGTGGGAAGATTAGATAAAAATACCTCTGGATTACTACTCATCACTAATGATGGTGAATTATCTAGATATTTAGAGCATCCAAAAAATTCTATTATTCGTAGATATTTAGTAAGTATTAATAAACCAATCGGATATGAAAATCTAATAAAGATAAGAAAAGGTATAAAGATTGGAAATTTCCAATATAAATCAATCAAAATAATAAAGAAAAAATCTAATAAAGAAACTATTTATGAAATGGAATTAGTTGAAGGTAAAAATCGAGAGATAAGAAAAATTTTTTCATTTCTTGATTTGAAGGTGATTTCTCTTAAAAGAGTTTCCTATGGTCCTTTTAATTTAGGTAATCTAAAGCAATCTGAGTATAAAAAATCAAACTTAGCTATTAATGATTTTTTGAATTAG
- the tsaB gene encoding tRNA (adenosine(37)-N6)-threonylcarbamoyltransferase complex dimerization subunit type 1 TsaB, whose protein sequence is MNHLFIDTSNSYCSINLCIKDDLVFTKFWESNNNHSEELYANFIKVTKYLSQVDYVGVLTGPGGFNSIRIGISFAMSIILSKNIKILGIPTHLVQAIEHIESKKNITSVINCGKNLTSWAKFKNGEIEPEMIGIEKVNSFEGNQFCGETKSITENPKNYKKILKTAEMIIEKNGFNKPDEILPIYSKKPSISKPKEAYRIFEEKGE, encoded by the coding sequence ATGAACCATTTATTTATTGATACCTCCAACTCATATTGTTCAATCAATCTATGTATTAAGGATGATTTAGTTTTTACTAAATTTTGGGAAAGTAATAATAATCATTCTGAAGAACTTTATGCAAATTTTATAAAAGTTACTAAATACTTATCTCAAGTTGATTATGTAGGGGTATTAACAGGTCCAGGAGGATTTAATTCCATAAGAATAGGCATTTCATTTGCTATGTCTATAATTTTATCTAAGAACATTAAGATTTTAGGAATTCCTACTCATTTGGTTCAAGCAATTGAGCATATTGAATCTAAAAAAAATATAACTTCGGTAATAAACTGTGGAAAAAACTTAACAAGTTGGGCAAAATTTAAAAATGGTGAAATAGAACCTGAAATGATAGGAATAGAAAAAGTAAATTCTTTCGAAGGTAACCAATTTTGTGGAGAGACAAAAAGTATCACGGAAAACCCAAAAAATTATAAAAAAATTCTTAAGACTGCAGAGATGATAATAGAAAAAAATGGTTTTAATAAACCTGATGAGATTCTTCCTATTTATTCAAAAAAACCATCTATTAGTAAACCTAAAGAAGCATATAGAATTTTTGAAGAAAAAGGAGAATAA
- a CDS encoding mechanosensitive ion channel family protein has translation MDNLSTLIFIMNNFIDSILNYLGYSSFYTWFFKEGIWALILVLFVLISWYLFHRLARPRISTLSTRLKNRDETRDIGIFMSLMDSKGFDTIVLFFFLLLMTVGLLSIVGVNVSPISSYFQEVFTGFFPWIFSNGIVIILIILGVWAFVRIIERILPKVVHTFVMSRSEYGEHEESEKRANTLSKVSTGGAQIIVIITGVFMILTKLAVPVGPVLAGFGVVGIAVGFGAQHLIRDLISGIFVIAENQYRTGDVVTIAGTSGLVEDINLRRTILRDLEGTVHVIPNGEISVSSNRTKNYSRVVLDVGVAYKENLERVIMILNQIGNELSADPVFGLNIIKAPQVLRIQSLDDSCITIRVLGDCKPMKQWLLRSELIRRIKARFDIEGIEIPFPHQTLYWGDDQPRLTIQEKQTKRKTSNKEEKSPENNSPEDVEQILAQIALAKRGSLWNDQDIDE, from the coding sequence TTGGATAATTTAAGTACTTTAATTTTTATTATGAATAATTTTATTGATTCAATACTCAATTATCTAGGTTACTCTAGTTTCTATACTTGGTTTTTCAAAGAGGGTATATGGGCTCTTATACTAGTATTATTTGTGCTAATTTCATGGTACCTTTTTCATCGATTAGCAAGACCTAGAATATCAACTTTAAGTACTAGACTTAAAAATAGAGATGAAACAAGAGATATAGGTATATTCATGTCCTTAATGGATTCTAAGGGTTTTGATACTATCGTTTTATTTTTCTTCTTACTATTGATGACTGTAGGATTACTATCAATAGTCGGTGTTAATGTATCTCCTATTTCATCATATTTTCAAGAGGTATTTACCGGTTTTTTCCCATGGATTTTTTCTAATGGAATTGTAATAATTCTAATAATTTTAGGTGTATGGGCATTTGTAAGAATAATTGAAAGAATACTTCCAAAAGTGGTTCATACTTTTGTAATGAGTAGATCCGAATATGGTGAACATGAAGAATCAGAAAAAAGAGCAAATACTCTATCTAAAGTTTCCACTGGTGGAGCTCAAATTATAGTTATTATAACTGGTGTATTTATGATTCTTACAAAATTAGCAGTGCCAGTTGGTCCTGTTCTTGCTGGATTTGGAGTAGTAGGTATAGCAGTTGGATTTGGTGCTCAACATTTAATTAGAGATCTAATTAGTGGAATATTTGTTATAGCCGAAAATCAATATCGGACTGGAGATGTAGTTACTATAGCTGGAACATCAGGATTGGTAGAGGATATAAACCTCAGACGTACTATACTAAGAGATTTAGAGGGAACTGTCCATGTAATTCCTAATGGCGAAATAAGTGTATCTTCAAATAGAACAAAAAATTATTCAAGAGTTGTATTAGATGTAGGAGTGGCATACAAAGAAAACTTAGAAAGAGTAATTATGATCTTAAATCAAATAGGTAATGAGCTATCTGCTGATCCTGTTTTTGGTTTAAATATAATTAAGGCTCCACAAGTTTTGAGGATTCAGTCTTTGGATGATTCTTGTATTACCATTAGGGTTTTAGGTGATTGTAAGCCTATGAAACAATGGCTCTTGAGGTCTGAGCTTATCAGAAGAATTAAGGCTAGATTTGATATTGAAGGTATTGAAATCCCATTCCCTCACCAAACTTTATATTGGGGAGATGATCAACCTAGATTAACTATTCAAGAAAAGCAAACTAAGAGAAAAACTTCTAATAAAGAAGAAAAATCTCCGGAAAATAATTCTCCAGAAGATGTTGAACAAATTTTAGCTCAAATAGCCTTAGCTAAAAGAGGCTCACTATGGAATGATCAAGATATTGATGAATAA